In one window of Gouania willdenowi chromosome 8, fGouWil2.1, whole genome shotgun sequence DNA:
- the LOC114468423 gene encoding LOW QUALITY PROTEIN: thyrotroph embryonic factor (The sequence of the model RefSeq protein was modified relative to this genomic sequence to represent the inferred CDS: inserted 3 bases in 2 codons; deleted 1 base in 1 codon): MPGKAAVVVALQAKDDVATAAPQKSFPFVLKKIMDIPPPNILEEGDDEIEKEKLCSSEDVEEGGGVAASAGGGSRGGGGGASSGSVSASLTPAIWEKTIPYDGETFHLEYMDLDEFLLENGIPVSLEEEELQRTLSSVEGKTKPLAKVVPAPATTTNSAALTPDAPVAAVSESTQESLPDSPDPEEPVTVTTLQPAKIEEEDEEEQDEDALAEPAAIKVEEKKDCNAGERNTPSPIDPDAIEVDIHFQPDPTDLVLSSVPGGELFNPRKHKFSDEELKPQRXDQEGQEVFVPDENKDEKYWSRRKKNNLAAKRSRDARRLKENQITVRASFLERENAALRQQXAELRKDCGRSKNILARYEAKYGHPVRRS; this comes from the exons ATGCCTGGAAAAGCCGCGGTGGTCGTGGCGCTTCAAGCCAAAGATGACGTTGCGACGGCGGCTCCACAAAAGTCCTTTCCGtttgttttgaagaaaatcATGGACATCCCCCCTCCTAACATCCTGGAGGAAGGAGACGACG AAATAGAGAAGGAGAAGCTGTGTTCCTCTGAAGATGTGGAAGAAGGTGGGGGAGTGGCAGCCAGTGCTGGTGGAGGTtcaagaggaggaggaggcggcgCCAGCAGTGGCAGCGTTTCAGCGTCCCTAACCCCAGCAATCTGGGAAAAGACCATTCCCTATGATGGCGAGACCTTCCACCTGGAGTACATGGACCTGGATGAGTTCCTCTTGGAGAACGGGATCCCGGTTAGCCTGGAGGAAGAGGAACTACAGCGGACTCTGTCCTCAGTGGAGGGCAAAACTAAACCACTGGCCAAGGTTGTTCCTGCTCCTGCAACTACCACCAACTCTGCTGCTCTGACTCCTGATGCTCCTGTGGCTGCAGTCTCTGAATCCACGCAGGAGTCACTCCCCGATTCCCCAGATCCAGAAGAACCTGTGACCGTTACTACCTTACAACCTGCCAAGATagaagaggaggacgaggaagaACAGGATGAAGATGCGTTGGCAGAACCAGCAGCTATAAAAGTGGAAGAGAAAAAAG ATTGTAACGCAGGTGAGCGTAACACACCCTCACCCATCGATCCGGATGCCATTGAGGTGGACATTCATTTCCAGCCAGACCCGACAGACCTGGTCCTGTCCAGCGTGCCCGGGGGAGAACTGTTCAACCCTCGCAAGCACAAGTTCTCTGATGAGGAGCTGAAGCCCCAGCG TGATCAAGAAGGCCAAGAAGTATTTGTACCTGATGAGAATAAG GATGAGAAGTACTGGTCCCGGAGGAAGAAGAACAACCTTGCGGCAAAGCGGTCCCGTGATGCGCGGCGACTAAAGGAAAACCAGATCACTGTTCGCGCCTCCTTCCTGGAGAGAGAGAACGCTGCCCTGAGGCAGC GTGCTGAGCTACGGAAGGACTGCGGTCGCAGTAAGAAC ATTCTGGCACGATATGAGGCCAAGTACGGCCACCCTGTAAGGAGGAGTTGA
- the tob2 gene encoding protein Tob2, with protein sequence MHLEVKVALNFIVSYLYNKLPRRRADLFGEELERILVSRFEGHWYPESPLRGSAFRCLHLGAQRDPVVELAAKRSGLDTEEVHANVPAELSVWIDPYEVSYQIGEKGAVKVLYLEDPPGLGCDADTTEGERIRESKGEVENEEAKPGLGFNPDAQVFVPIGSQASPALIPSLSCSPTPMSAQSCPGLFSYPSPSTPPDPSVHSSNTSTPSPPSTVLSYISNQQPSSTLPAVRPQPITFTTASFAATKFGSTKMKKCSSAGSAAGSGVIVLPPQRMLSHSPITISAPELLKHKPLSLSLHSLGGPIPSQLSPNAKEFVYPGSPGALYFDAETQPIQPHASPFQPVGQQPNFDPFSSPPPQSVGLVGTNAGIPFMEKPSFEGLGSYNLQYPNQSFQPVVLAN encoded by the coding sequence ATGCATCTGGAAGTGAAGGTGGCCCTCAACTTCATCGTGTCCTACCTTTACAACAAGCTGCCTCGTCGTCGAGCCGACCTGTTCGGTGAAGAGCTGGAGAGGATACTGGTGTCACGGTTTGAGGGCCACTGGTATCCTGAATCTCCGCTCAGGGGTTCTGCTTTTCGCTGCCTCCACCTGGGAGCGCAGAGGGACCCTGTGGTGGAGCTGGCTGCCAAGAGAAGTGGCCTGGACACAGAGGAAGTGCACGCAAACGTCCCTGCGGAGCTGAGTGTGTGGATTGACCCTTATGAGGTGTCCTACCAGATTGGAGAAAAGGGTGCTGTGAAGGTGCTGTACCTGGAGGACCCCCCGGGCCTCGGCTGTGACGCAGACACGACTGAGGGAGAGAGGATCAGAGAGAGTAAAGGAGAAGTGGAGAACGAGGAGGCCAAGCCGGGCCTGGGCTTTAACCCAGACGCTCAGGTGTTCGTACCCATTGGAAGCCAGGCGTCCCCTGCCCTCATTCCCTCCCTCTCCTGCTCTCCCACTCCCATGTCTGCCCAGTCCTGCCCCGGGCTCTTCAGCTACCCCAGCCCCAGCACACCCCCTGACCCCTCTGTCCACTCCTCCAACACCTCCACTCCTTCTCCTCCCAGCACTGTGCTGTCCTACATCTCCAACCAACAGCCATCTTCCACTTTACCCGCCGTGCGCCCCCAGCCCATCACCTTCACCACTGCCAGCTTTGCTGCCACCAAATTCGGCTCCACCAAAATGAAGAAGTGCAGCAGTGCTGGTTCTGCAGCTGGCTCAGGTGTCATAGTCCTCCCCCCCCAAAGGATGCTATCCCACTCTCCCATTACCATCTCTGCTCCAGAGCTTCTGAAGCACAAGCCCCTGTCCCTCTCCCTGCACTCTCTTGGGGGTCCCATTCCCAGCCAGCTCTCACCCAACGCCAAAGAGTTTGTCTACCCAGGATCCCCTGGTGCTCTTTACTTTGATGCTGAAACCCAGCCCATCCAGCCTCACGCTAGCCCCTTCCAGCCCGTCGGCCAACAGCCCAACTTTGACCCGTTTTCCAGCCCTCCCCCACAGAGTGTGGGCCTCGTTGGCACTAACGCAGGGATCCCTTTCATGGAGAAGCCGTCGTTCGAGGGTTTGGGAAGCTACAACCTGCAATACCCAAACCAATCCTTCCAACCAGTTGTTTTGGCCAATTAA